GGAACAATatgaaagaaagagaacgTATGCTAGCTATTGTTCGTGATCGAGTCGAGGATCTCTGGTCGTTCGCGCGATCCCTGATAAGAACCGAGGTAACAATTTTGCTTCACttactaattaataattactaaCGACCGATCAAGGAAAATAACGAAATAACGAAATCTACCCCGTTCGAACGGACAACCTGCATACcgcaattttcttttttttcttacccCGTACATTCGTCGCATGTTACAGAGCGAAACAATCTTTACGATGGAAATTACACGCGGTCAAACGGCATCCAATGTAACGTTGGAAAAACAGATAACCACTTTGGAGGAGATATTCGATAAAGTTAAGGAATCGTTGCTCGTCCGTTCCTATCGAGAACTGCTTTCAAGGTACAATTCTACTACATAATCGAATTTCATCGATCGAAATCGAACGGGTTCAGAGCAGAACGATACAAGACAGAAAACACGTTGTATGTGAAATGATACAAGTATCTCACTAACCAGCTTTTCGTTCCCATCAATCAGGCTGGAAGAACAAATGAAACAGAGAACGCAATTGTTGGAACAATTTAATCGGAATGTAAAAGAGCGCGATTTGTTGTTGAGGAAAAAGAACGAGGCTTTATCCGCTTTATCCAATTTTGAACATTCTCTGGTGGCTACTACGGAAGAGTAATCTTTCAAAAATACCGCAAAGAATCTATCGAATCTATCTACGCGCTTGCGTAGTTCAAACTGTGGaccaataatttttttcttacagATACAACACCGATAAAAACGTCCTATTGGAACAAATTTCGATACAAAAGAAGCGTAGAGAGGAACATGAAAATTTAAGAAAGGAACACGGTGAATTGTTAATGGACATAAGAGCGGCATTACAGAACATGCTGGCAATGCTATTCTGTGTTAGAAGAGGTAGTAAGGTACCGAAAAAACAAACGGACGAATTAGACGAACAAATAGTCGTGATTGAAAAAATGGAGACGGAGGGTAAGAAACGATACAAGGGAAAACGCCGTTGCGTTGAATTATCGGGTTTCATACACTAAATATGTACATGGTTTACTggcaattctttttttttttttttttttttttttacaggtTTAACGTTACTGTCGACTGTCAGTCGAAAAGTGGGAGCGTTATTTGGAATGagcaattttgaatttaacaAAGATAGAGAACAGAGAGCGAAAGATCTATACCAAACTTACGTTTCCGATTATCAttcgaaattgaaattcgAAGACGCAGGATTCGAACCAACGGGTaagttatttttaattgagcGAATAATCAACGGAATACAGACGGAACAGGCCGATTTCAGTTATACGTATTACTTTTAGGTCTGTTTGTCGAGCATGAAACGATTGATTCTTCGGTGCCAACGAGAGCTGAAATCAAATTAAGAAGCAGACAAATCGTAGAAACTTACCTGAGGCTAGAATAATATTCTCTTCCATTTACATTGAGAAACATACGGGGAACCGTACTACTTATACTACTTCGTCGAGTATTTATTTggggaaaagaaaaacacaTTTCATAACGTACAATAAAATTGCCAAATTTTCTTTCTACACACTTTCATTCATTTCGTTAACTCGACCACGTCCCAAACGCTCTTTCGTTTTTTCCAATTTCAACCAGGAAGGTGTACCTCTTGGGAAAGTACAGGCGTTCGGATATTTCAGTGGCGGTTTTGGTTCTTTAAAAGGATGaacgatttttaattttcttaataaaaattctttcatAACATCCTTCGGATCCTTATATCTATCCATATAGAGATTAAACGGTTGTCTCTTTGGAAACCATACTTGAGGTTTGATGTACTGTTTTGGAAAATCGTACTGAAATATCGGCTCCTTCGTTCCtgtgacaaaaaaaaaaatagaagaaatatgtatattattataatgtaCGCACGGTGTTCTGTGTAGTATCTACATATATGAACTTGTTAAATCGCACAGTTACCGAAACTTCATTTATACGTACCTAATACCGAATGATAAAATTTTGTCACCGTAGGATCCCAATCGCTTTGGAAAAATGCTAGCCCAGCCGGAGTGAGATAGTCTTGATATTTctgataaaatttcaatgtatTCCAATCGCGATCTGTTAACCGTAAACTAAAACAGGTATACGGGATGATACCCTTCAAACGTTACGATACAAATTTAACGcataattttttcttattcctttCATTAACTTTCGATTTACCATGGTGGTGGTGTCTTCTTGTACTCGGCATAATCCAACCGCTGATTTTGTTTGTACAGAATAAACGCATAACGATAATAACCAACTCCTCGAGGTGTAATTGGTCTTAAATAATCTATTATTTCTTCACCCTGTCCTATTTTATTCTCAGGAATGTTCCCTCTAAGATAAACGTTGTTATCAAAAAACATTAATCGCAGAAATCATTTCGACGAGTAGTTAACTTGAAAGTAACAAAAATTCTATTCACTCACAAAAACCAATGACAATATTCGTTCGATGAGTTCTGCATATTGCCGTCCGGTGTACACATTATTAAAGTCCACAAAGTATCTGATTCGGCTTTGTAAGCGATAGCTGGTGGTTGCGATGCTTCCGCAGGCTTTATTACGTTTCCAGTGTAAACTCTGACGACAGCATCCTCTTGGACTTTGTAAGCAATTTCTAAAGGTACGACTGGAAAAAAATATGCATCGCCAAACGTGTCTTGAAAAATTCCATAATGGTCTGCGATTTTACGAATATGAAATGGACTGGATGCTTCCCACCAAACTTCCTTTACCGTCTCCAAATTAACAGGCACTACAAGAAAGGGGCaagtgaaataaatatatatatatatatttcactaGTTGATGTTTTACTTACACTCTCCGCTTCTTAGTTGCTTTTCAAATTGATCATCGGATCTGTTAACTTTTATTTCGTTCATCCAAATACTCTTTTTTTCGGACGAAATTTTTGGCACGGAGAAACCTATGTTTACTTTGAATGATAATGCTGGATCCGTTTGATTAAGTTCTAAAAGTGAAATACAACAGGTTAGAAAAGGATGAGCATGTTAGAGGAAAAACATTATGCATATACCCTCGAGTCGTTGCTTTAAATTTCGAGCGATCGTTGGCGGTTTTCCTCGTAGATGATGTCCACAACGAACTTGCTCCATACGAATTGTTAACCGTGGGGAAACGTCTCTtgtgaaaattcgaaaaactATGTTCGCCATAATCGAACGATAACAAGTTGACTAATCAATTCTCAACACGACGATCAACATTTGCGTTAATGATTCTTCTTCAATTATAGCGCTAAAATTCGAAATAAACGGTGCCTGGTGTCTTCGTGTCTTTTTCGGTAAAGAGAAACAGAGACGAATGGAAAAAAGAATATAGCGCGAGAATACGCGCGATAAAAGATTTTTTCAGGCAGAAAGTGCTATGAATTTTTTCCTTTACAAAGTACTTTTCACGGTTTAAAAAATCTTTTTCACTTTCGGTAAAGTACATATGAATTTACTTCAGAAGGTTAGGGAGTTAGGTTATGTATCTGCTATGCGCATTGCATCCAATTGCATCCAACACCAACCAGTATacgtatacatacatatatgtaacATAAATACCTATATAAACGTAAATTTACAAAGAACCGAAGAACgcagagagaaagaaaagccGTGTGCGGTGCCCTCGCACGACGTAAATGCGTATTAACAATGGATCCCGTAACGTCGGCGTTCGAACAAGGAAGGCATTGAAAATTTCTTGTTCAAACCAAACAGGCTCAAATATGGTGGACTGCCATTGGCAGGTAGTAGTTTTGCAGTTTCACGTTAATTACAGCTTTAGAAATTTTAGCAAACCAACGAACGAACAATATGAATCGTAACACATTTTTTCGACGGAATGTATGTATAGTAGAAATAAGAGATTCGAGACGATCGAAGTTTCGTCGGATTGATTTGTTGAACGGGTAAGcgaaacaattttcattttgactCGACTGTGCTTTCTCGTTCGTGTTTCGtgatatatacatacacatattATACGCGAAGGTACGAGCTAAGTAAACggataaaccgaaaaaaaacgGTTCGGTTTCGCATCGAAACTGATTACATACGATTACATACATttctcttcatttttcttGGTATACAATTTCTAAATCACTTGACAAGTATGTATATCAACTATCGAGTTGAACGTAATTTTTCCACGTCAGTGACGCGATTGCAGGTAACGGTGGTAACGATACGAATACTAATCGTATGATTTTGGCAATGGCAATAATTAAAGTGACGCTGGTTGTGTGGTTCtgtcgtttttttttctctctctctttctctctctctctctctctctctttctctctttttatttctcttgTCCTGTCTTTAAATATCAATTGTGATTTTTACCGGATTACAACTTGTTGTGTTTATATGTTTAGTTTGTATTGGTTTCTTCAAACATTTTCATCTTAGGAATCCAACTGTATGTGTGTTTGTGTAcataatatattgtaataaatgttaaaatgGTTTAATCGTTTGCTTTCCTTGTACCTGAGCGCAGAGttgttttcttattttaattagaaatagaaTTTCTTCCAAGATAGCAACGTTGAAATGTTGCTGTGAAAagtttgataataaaaaaaagtatgaGCGAATGTAATTGGGTGTTTCTTATACTCACTGGTTACGTACACGGAatgtaaaattgtaaatatttttgtatagatTCAACTGGATTGAATAAAAGTAAGAGAAATGGATGGAACAAGAGCGGCCGAGGTTCTACCTTTACTTCAAGATCGTTTGGCTATACTTCCCGGTGGCCGAGATCGCAGAGGTGGACCCGTACTCGTTTTTCCAACTACTCCGAGACGCGAACGGACTAAACCCGAGGACTATCGTCGTCTTTTGCAATATCTCTTAACCGTACCTGGCGACGAAGCTAGGGGTTTGCGTTTCACCGTGATAGTGGATATGCGCGGTGCTACCTGGGATTCCGTCAAACCCATTCTAAAGgttctattctattctattgTATTAATTAACGATCATGGAAAATCTAAAACGGAAAGCGTCGCGTATACTTTTGAGTAGAAACTGTTTGCATCGAAGGATTTAATACGTTTCTCCGTTTAAGGTGTTGCACGAGCATTTTCATCGATCTGTCCATGTGGCTTTCATTATAAAACCTGAAAACTTCTGGCAGAAACAACGAACGTCGTTAGCTAagcaaaagaaatataattttgaggtaaaagaagaaaagggtTTAAGTTGGAGCAAAAGCTTGTCAAGTATTGTTTATAATTTCAGATAAATACCATCAGTTTGGAGGCTTTGACGAAAGTGATCGATCCGTCGCAGCTAACTGCGGATTTAGATGGATCTTTACAATACGATCATGCTCAATGGATCGATACGAGACTAGCTGTAGAAGACTTTACGTGGCAAGCGGGTGAGCTTCTAGACAGATTGGACGATTTGCAGGAGGATCTGAGTCGAAACGACTTTGCGGATGACGCATCCGGTGCGAAACACGGGATCGATTTACACAatgaaatgaagaagaaaattatgaaaGTTCCGGTCGAAGAGATCCAAGTTATCGGTCAACGATTATTA
This region of Osmia bicornis bicornis chromosome 5, iOsmBic2.1, whole genome shotgun sequence genomic DNA includes:
- the LOC114882749 gene encoding coiled-coil domain-containing protein 183 codes for the protein MFTVKQTQIFRGFKDERWSTKDKLEQYRGILKLHVRERKQRLQDSVKLKKRISWQLGSYKEDVNKYRQLTNRLTNGIPESYISNLLQDRKDLRLKCHGRKTEQICVLVYEGNHRKRCQLDKLRYQKKRKLKQCFQLQLEHAQLCAEYAQEEETPWAENRLQQRLVTSYQRSVAKENAAKAINVTYVAMLDILKQDAINHERLLNALKQDRENQCKAILKATIMGQLATEETDDIATKCKRIARIVWNNMKERERMLAIVRDRVEDLWSFARSLIRTESETIFTMEITRGQTASNVTLEKQITTLEEIFDKVKESLLVRSYRELLSRLEEQMKQRTQLLEQFNRNVKERDLLLRKKNEALSALSNFEHSLVATTEEYNTDKNVLLEQISIQKKRREEHENLRKEHGELLMDIRAALQNMLAMLFCVRRGSKVPKKQTDELDEQIVVIEKMETEGLTLLSTVSRKVGALFGMSNFEFNKDREQRAKDLYQTYVSDYHSKLKFEDAGFEPTGLFVEHETIDSSVPTRAEIKLRSRQIVETYLRLE
- the LOC114882747 gene encoding 39S ribosomal protein L38, mitochondrial isoform X2, with amino-acid sequence MNEIKVNRSDDQFEKQLRSGELPVNLETVKEVWWEASSPFHIRKIADHYGIFQDTFGDAYFFPVVPLEIAYKVQEDAVVRVYTGNVIKPAEASQPPAIAYKAESDTLWTLIMCTPDGNMQNSSNEYCHWFLGNIPENKIGQGEEIIDYLRPITPRGVGYYRYAFILYKQNQRLDYAEYKKTPPPCLRLTDRDWNTLKFYQKYQDYLTPAGLAFFQSDWDPTVTKFYHSVLGTKEPIFQYDFPKQYIKPQVWFPKRQPFNLYMDRYKDPKDVMKEFLLRKLKIVHPFKEPKPPLKYPNACTFPRGTPSWLKLEKTKERLGRGRVNEMNESV
- the LOC114882747 gene encoding 39S ribosomal protein L38, mitochondrial isoform X1, with protein sequence MANIVFRIFTRDVSPRLTIRMEQVRCGHHLRGKPPTIARNLKQRLEELNQTDPALSFKVNIGFSVPKISSEKKSIWMNEIKVNRSDDQFEKQLRSGELPVNLETVKEVWWEASSPFHIRKIADHYGIFQDTFGDAYFFPVVPLEIAYKVQEDAVVRVYTGNVIKPAEASQPPAIAYKAESDTLWTLIMCTPDGNMQNSSNEYCHWFLGNIPENKIGQGEEIIDYLRPITPRGVGYYRYAFILYKQNQRLDYAEYKKTPPPCLRLTDRDWNTLKFYQKYQDYLTPAGLAFFQSDWDPTVTKFYHSVLGTKEPIFQYDFPKQYIKPQVWFPKRQPFNLYMDRYKDPKDVMKEFLLRKLKIVHPFKEPKPPLKYPNACTFPRGTPSWLKLEKTKERLGRGRVNEMNESV